The following DNA comes from Malania oleifera isolate guangnan ecotype guangnan chromosome 12, ASM2987363v1, whole genome shotgun sequence.
AAACTAATGTTAAGCTGAAATAGAAACGGAGAAAATATGGAAATGGAGAAAATGGAAACGCATTAAAGAGAATGAGCTGTAGTTGCACATCAAATTCATTCTATCAAAAACAAAATTATCACGTACTAAAATAATCTATTAAATACCACGTGCTCATCATCccattagaatgcaataacttcgttccttctatatctatcctatgtatctataaataagaatATTTGTGTTGTGTGAAGTGCGCAAGTGAGAAGAGTTgagtgagagaaagagaaaagtaTGAGAAGAGTTGAGTagagtgtgtgtctcctcctcttgtttttctctAGGTCTCTCTCTCTTTGACAAGAAAACATTCAATGCTTCATTAACTAGAGCCAAAGCAATTCATGCTCTaacctaaattttaaataattttggaCCATCCCATTTACAAGAACAATTAATTAAACCAGCCTTTATTCAATTGATGCCAGGGCTTTTGCCGCGTCTAATTGAGAAAGTGACTCCAGTTCTGATGAACACACAGCGAGGAAATGCATTCTTCCACGCAGCTCCCCCTTTCTTATTTTCAAGTAGAAGAATTAAATTCTACACGACTGTCAAACGTTGATCCAACCTCCCACATGCCTTATTCGGCAGAGGGGAACCCCTCATTTATAGCTTATGCTTTTAACACCAGAATAAATATTTGCATTCAAAAAGTAAAAGGCAAtgagtttgtttttatttttaatttctagaTTTTcacaataattataagaaagataactttatttttttaatttttttaaaaattatataaggaaGTACCCAAGACtaggaattttgaaatttgaatttctacTTGTGTGCATTCGGATGATATTTAACGTATAATTCACAtaaattaaagtttaatattttacaAACCGCTTGGTATGCAAGAATGGAATTGAACAAAATAAAATTAGTCTGTATAATTTGTAAATTATCTATATAATTGTTCATACTACTCTATCCTCAATTAATTCATTTTCAACATACTCAAATTTAATATGTTTGTATGCAAAGtaagaattaatttttttttaaaaaaaatacatattttagaatataatttttaaaaaatagaaaataggatgatatttttgtatttatttaaaaattttaaaataaaaatacaactattttcacacaaaaaataaagtcaaaatttttattgtttttaatttattttacacaaatgttgtaataataaaaaattgattttttaaatattttttgaagaataaaataaaaaacaaaaatatttttccaattaaatAGATCTTTAAATTTTGACCATCTAAATGTGTCTTAAATAACCTTAATAAATGGCTGTAATTATGAACTCAACAGAATTAGCAActcgtttatttatttattcacagCTTTTAATGCTTAAATGCAAAAGCATTGTTCCCGAGGCATTCTTCTTCACTCCCGGCGCCCATGTAGGCTTTAAAATTTCCAAAGGCatatttcacatatatatatatatatatatatatatattacgcaGAAACTGTGGCCACCCAGTGCGGCACCAAATTTACGAAATAATGGGCCTATTTTTTTATCCTTTTCCATTTAAATATTTGAGTTTGATTTCAGACACAACGATTTTGAACCCTTGATTGTGTGGCAGACCCGACTCAAACCTTACTATCTGAGTAAGTTCAACGAAGCGTCCTCATTCATAGGCTAGCTTTTAAGACGTAGGCTAGCTTTTAAGATTTATTATGTCTATTCatgattttcacaaatgatcaaTCACATATTATTAAAATTGTGAATCACGACATTTTTCATGTAACAATGTTTTCATAAGCAATTTGTTTCAAAAAGGGGAGTCAAATTAGTATTTAAAGAAGAAAATTCATCTTGTAGGTGaagttcttaatttttttttcttcaccaTTTGGCCTcgattttaaattttgatctaACCTTGATTTTCGTTAACATATCTTTTTTACTCACTTTTTCTTTCACATAGGGTCGAATTTGTATTTAAAGAATGAAATTCATTATATTAATAACGTTCTAaaaatcttctttttctttgtcAATTTGAGCATATTTCAAATTTCGATTTAACCTTATTTTTTAACCACAACATGCACATGCTCGCGTGTTTTTGAATAGTGTATTCAATCTCAAATTTCTCTTTGTAAGTTAATTTTCGAGCTTTTTAAATGATGGGAAAAGAATAGAGATATTTAACATAATTAGTAGATGGAtcaattcaagaaaaaaaaactcACAATTTTTTTAGACAAAATATTCCAATGTATTTATCTCATATtatgttaaaattaaaagacACCAACCTCCTCTAATCTTTAAAAAATAACATTAactttctttaatatttaaatataattaaagtgGTCTTAggattttttaattaaaatttcagaGTTTGAGTCTTATGGGTACGATTTTTTATTTAAGATAGTACCTTAATATTTAAGTGTAGAATGGTAAAGATGGACAAACCCATTATTTCAGTTGACTAATCGAGTGTCCAAAAGGTATCCGacacaattaattttttttaaaaaaattgaaaatataacttaatgttatatttcaaaattaatgaCAATTTAATACATTTCTTTTAATATGACTATCATTTGACCTTcatttttttactctttttctaATGCTTAAATTTTCATTTGCCCAAATTATTAGCACTGaaggagtccataggtgtgctcGATACGTATGAatgagcaccaacttgatccaaaagcttaaCCCTTTTGGGTCTTGGGCtataccatgtatataagcacccatcaaatactcaTTCTTTCTAATGTTGGACAAACTTCACAAGTAAAATTCTCAACACAGACCTATTCATAACTATGTATATACTTCAAGTACCAAAAATTAAGAGACAAGAATTGTAACTCCATTCAGTATCAAGAGTTTTTATATACAATCAATATAAAAAAAGGACGTCAACATGGTAGCATCACTATGCTACTCTATGcttatgtttatatatgtttGTTTCATGAATTTATCAATTAATCTTATCCTTAATTTAAAATTAACCAAAGCTCAATAGTTCAGTTGAATAAGTCTATTAAAGTTCAAGTTAAGCTCGACTTGACTTTATGACCAATAAGCTTAAGCATATTTAACTCAACATCTCAACTCAAACTCGAATGATATTCTTATGAATAAGTTTAGGCTAGTATATTATTCAAGTCTATTTGAACTGGACTCAAGCCCTTAAATAGAAATTTAACTAATAAGATTGAATGTACCAAACATGTGTATCTACAAAGTTATTATGGTATTTATTATATGGGCTCATATGGAAATTTATACAAGAGACCTCTTTCTCTACGTGCTCGTGTGTCTGTGTTTTAAATGTTAGACTTGTGATAAATTGGTCCTATACTCATTAAAGTAGGAGGATTTGTGTCATGGACCTAGTGGTGAATGTgtgtaaatataattatttttaaaagtgtACCTACTCTATGTTTAAAGAGATCttgaatttgaagttgtattagatttgaataagatataatataaaattgtcttaaaatttgttcaaatctactCAAATCTAAACTTAAGGTTCGAAATCCATGTTCCTAAATACTGTATCACTGAAAATGTTTCCACTAAGGtctaaattcaaattaaaaaattaagacATGTTATCTCTACTATTAGTTAAAAGGCAGATTATGAATTTTAGTACACTCATAGATGGTGTTTGGAAGTGTGGTTTctgatttttaatttatatttgtatgaatttggatgagattcaatataattttgcacTATTTTTATTAAATCGACACAAATCTaaatataagatttgaaatccaaACTCTTAAGCATAGTGTTAGTATCCTAAAATATTCTATTTCCAAAGATTTTTACCTATAGTAAAATTTTCACTTATGGGCAATTTAGTAAATATAGATCATGCAAATATAATTATTCAATGACTATCAATGACTGTCCATATTCTCTTATTGAAAATATTCTTATATAACTAATCATACGATAACTGAAAATCACAAAATATACACATCGCATGTACTTGTAATTAGCAGTTATGATGACTCACAATTAACCAAAGATCTTACATACGCCCCACAATGTTATGGTTTAAACTTTGAACAAGGGATATTATTTCCAAGTTATTAAGTGTTAACCTTAAAAGTTTcacgaaaataaaaaatagaaagagAGATAAAGCACTCTCTTGCATACTTTAATCTcaataaatttctcaaaaaaaaaaaacacaataaatgacattaaaattatttattctgGAAACAAAAATTCAATAACCAAAAGTTGGAACTTTTATATCAAATATTAATACTCGAATcttaaaaagaataataaatataTGAAACAAAAATGAGTTATTTTCTATTATATAATTTAGGGTAAAAGATACTTACCTCCTTGAAATTTggtaaaaagaaaaacaaaaaactttcttaaggtttcaaaaatgtcaaaaatattttctaaaattttaaaaatactacaTACTTccttgaggtttgtcaaaaaaaaaaaaaatgcaaatattttttaattattttttatttttttacaaaatataaggagATGTTTATGTCTTTGACAAATTTTAAGGGAGGTatctgaaaattttaaaacctcaaaaGAGGTATATGAAATTTTGAAACCTTATGCAGGTcattgtctttttatcaaaccttAAGAGAGGTTACTTGTTTTTAATCAcataatttaaacataaattttttaaaaaaattcatctAAAActgaaaataacaataataggGCTTGGTTTTGGTTTATTTGGAGGTTGGAGGACTCCTTGTCCTTTGCATCCAAACAAGTCTTCTAGCTATTAAATTACAAGTGGAACAAGATAATTAAGAAAGGAGGAAAGAAAGGGATTGGGTGGTACAAACCCGTTGTTAAAGTGCAAATTGACAAAGGGTACCCTTCTGGCTTTCCCCAAACTGGCAAACTTGAAGGGACAGTCCCGGCCGACAAAGGTCATTCCAATGGGTATATTTGTAATTTCAAATCCCATTGCCCGCATTATATTTTGTGGACCGTTACAATTACATTATTATGCTGATATTGACGTGCGTAGGGGCATTATGGTCACAGTAAATCAAATATTGAATATGGGACGGTTGTCTCGTGAGCACATGACCggttaaagaaaataaataacagAGGGTCCCATCACGAGCTGCACGTGCCCTAGGCACGTGCGATTTAGAGGTACTCGCGGGTCTACTGTATTAATATGGTCAACACCTAGGAGCTCCCGACGCGCGGATCTCGGGTTCACCGATGGGTTGACTTTGGGGTCAGTATATCGGATCTGCGGTCAATGGAAGCCGGTTGCAATTTAATATGATTGGCCGCGTAGCGTGGGATCAGGAGCTCCAGCTTTTCTTAGTGCGTTGGACGGACAGCCACCATGGCTGAACTTGATTGGTAGCTTCATTGCCATTTTTCTCTTCGAAGTTCACCCTGGTCAGATCTCTGTTTGTCTTACCAGAAATGGGTTCTATGATTCTCTCCATTTTCCCTTAATTCTTTCGATTTTCTCAGCATCTCTCAGTTCCCGAGAAAACATTTTCTAGGTGCTCATGAAGTTATGAAAACAGAGCAAAGGCTCCCACTTTCCATGCTTCGTACTTCGCAACCATTGCCTTTTATGTGTCTGCAGCTCAGAGCCTCTTAGCTGTCTCTGAGCAAAATACGAATTGTGCCGTACTAAAATTTCATCTTTTCAGGCGAAAGTTTAAAATATATGGTCATCCATGCGATGACGTAATTGCAGCAGAGCAGAGCTCGTCAGATGTATCCTCAAATGTATTGAGTTCAATCGCTCTGTTTTGCTAATTTACTGGAAGAATTTAGAATTCATCTGGGAAATGGGAAATTCTCGGGCTCTTCTCTTTTTCTTGATTCAAtttctcattttcaattttctcATTCCGGCCTCCGTCGGGCAATTGAGCCGATCAGAAACCCGAACCATTTTCCGACTCCGACAGCTTCTTGAACACCCAGAAGTTCTTAAGGGATGGACGAACTGGACCAACTTGTGTTATCTCCCTCCCTCGCCTTCTCTCGTGATTGTCTGCTCAGAAAATCGTGTAACTGAATTAACCGTCGTCGGGAACAAAACCTCCCCTGCTCACACTCCAAAACCAGCTTCTGGGAATTTCGCAGTTTCTCGGGAAACTCTGTCTGAGAAATTCTCCATTAATTCTCTCTTCACCACTGTAACGAGGCTCGCAAACTTGAGAGTTCTCTCACTTGTGTCGTTGGGAATATGGGGTCAATTGCCCGGAAAAATCAATCGGCTCCGGTCACTTGAAGTTCTGAACATCAGTTCGAATTACATTTACGGCGAAATGCCGGCGTCGATCGCCTCCTTGAAGAACCTCACAAGTCTGAATTTTGCTGATAATTTGTTCAATGGGAGTGTTCCAGATCTTGGGAGCTTAGCAGTTCTCGAAGAATTGGATTTGAGTTACAATCAACTTGGAGGTAAATTCCCCACTCTGGGGAGCAATCTAGTGAGTGTTATATTGAGAAACAATTCTCTGAGATCAAATGTTCCGAAAGGACTAGCTAGCTTTGATCGGCTCCGGCGATTGGACATTTCTTCGAACCATTTCGCCGGTCCTATTCCCTCTCCCCTGTTTTCTATGTCCTCAATTCAGTACCTCAACTTGGCTGAGAACCAACTCACTGGAGTACTCCCGAAGAACACATCTTGCACTGATGAACTTGAATTTTTAGACATTTCTCACAATCTATTAATAGGAAAATTGCCTTCCTGCATTGAATTGAAGTCCGCAAATCGGACAGTAGACTTTTCATGGAACTGCTTAACCAGTGGAAACTCAAATTATCAGCATCCATATTCATTCTGCAACAGAGGAGCATTGGCTGTCAAGCCTATTGTAGAGGCAGAGGAGCAAAAGTCGAGCATCAAACTCCGTTCAATACTTGGCATCTGTGGAGGCATTTTGGGAGCCATTCTGGTTATGGGGTTGCTGATTTTTGCCATTTTCAGAAGAGCAAAAGCAAAGAAAGCTGAAAGCAAAGAGTCGGAAGGTCCCAGCGCCGATAAGGCTTTCGTTCACAGCTCGCCGAGAGCGATCTTCAATGCAGGTAAGGCCTATTTTCTGCCATTCTTACTTTCTTACAGTATGATGGATAGTAATAGTCGATGAACTTTTCTTCCAATTTGATCATTTCCTGAGATATTGCTTAACTTTCGCTGTTGTTTTGAATTTTGCTGGTTATGTGATTGACACTTGAGCTCTGCATTCCTAAGGGCATGTGCCTCGAACAATGAGGTCGGCGTCACTCGGGTTCACACCGTATCATGTTTTCAGCTTGGAGGAAATGGAAGACGTAACGAACAACTTTGATCCATCAAATTTTATGGGGGAAGGACCTCAGGGACAGGTATGGCCATGGGTTCAACTGTCTGTAAGATGGAATTCCCCAGTACCAAACCTAACAGAATTCTCTTCCAATGTACAGATTTATAAGGGTTGGCTGAGAAATGGAGCAATGGTTTCGGTGAGATGTCTCCAGTTAAAGCAGAGGCATTCGCCTCAAAGCTTGCTGCAGTATGTGGCAGTAATTTCAAAGCTGAGGCATCAGAATTTGGTTAGTGTTCTTGGACACTGCATTGTCACATATGAGGACTATCCTGCTAGCACCGTCTTTATAGTCCTCCAACACATTTCAAATGGGTCACTGAGGGATCATCTTGTAGGTAAAGCCAACTTCTCTGACTAATTTCAGCAAAGCCTTAGAACTCTGTAGTGTAGTAGGATCATGACACATTTCTAATCTCGCAGATGAGAGAAAGAGGGAGGTGCTGAAATGGCCCCAAAGAATGGCAATCACCATTGGTGTCGTGAGGGGAATCCATTTCTTGCACACCGGGGTTGCGCCCGGCATCTTCGGGAACGATTTGAAGATAGAGAACGTTCTGTTGGATGAGAATCTCACTGCGAAGATCAGTAACTACAACGTGCCCTTGCCATCTAAGGTCAGGACTCAAAAAGTCGTGAATCATATTTCGGGCATAACATCATTGATCAATTCAGTCTGTTGTCTGAAGCTGTTCTTAATGCTGATCTTGAATTCTGCAGGTAGGCTCAGAAAGCCCTTTGAATGGGAAAGCCATCGCCAATCGTCTCAACGGGTATTCCTTTTTCTTCCTGCAAATTCTCTTTTTATGTTCCTTTCAACCGTCTATCCCAAATCCCAAATCATCATAAAAAGTTCAACTTGCAGTGCTGAAAATTCAGAAAAGAAGGATGTCTATCAGCTGGGTATGATTCTCGTGGAAGTCATTACGGGCAGACGGATAACCTCGGAGGCCGAATTGAAAGACCTGAAACACCAGGTATTGGCTCATTTCATTCTGATTTTCACGAAAACTCTTACGTCAAAACAAAAAATCCTCTGCCAATGCAGCCATACGACACTTCTGAAACTTTTAACTGGTTTGAACTTGGCTGTTTACCTTACAGCTAGAGAATGGTTTAATGGAAGCACCAGCAGTTCTAAGGGCAGCTGCAGATTCATCTATTCAGGGCACTTTCGCATACCAATCATTGAGAACCACTGCTGAAATCACCATTAATTGTCTCTCTGAAGATCCGAGCAAGCGCCCATCACTGGAGGATGTTCTATGGAATTTGCAGTACTCATTCCAAGTGCAGGAGGGATGGACCAGCAGTGGAAGTCTAAGCACAAGGCTGTAGTGTCATGGTGCTTTAATTAAATTGTTCTTATTTTGCTTTTAAGTCCTTGTAGTTTGTCTTTTCTTTGTAATATAGTTCAGCGAGTTTCTGAATAAAATTGCATACAAGTTTGTATTTACTTATCTGATCTCCACGTATTAATCTGTTCTGCAATTTCCAACAAACCATAAAATATTCATGAGGAataatcatattttttagaaCAAAAATGTATTGAAAGTATGTACCAAAATGAGTTCATGTTCCAAAATTTTAGGCCATCAAATTGAATCAACTGGAAGAATGGGGGACGCtatattattattgttcatttatttatttatttttattttgttatcataGCAACTTATTTATTATAGATGCGATAACAGTGTTTAATGAACAAAGAATATTAAATcatgagaaaaataaataaataaataaggtagGGAGAAATTGTTTCAAAAAGTTAAAAATTCACGTGGGAATGAGATTCTCATGTTTTGCAAGAATTCCTCTTTTGAGGTAAATTCCAAGTTAACCCACGGAAAACAGGTGATGAATATCAAATTTCTGGAAATATTCATGCATCCACCACACAAAATCATACTTGATTCCTTCAAAAATTTCCCTTTGAAAAGTGATACTATAttttttcaataatcacattttGACAAAGTGAAGCGTAACTGGCGTCCCAATACCATTCAGTATTTATATTTCATGTATTAACTTCTATTTTTCTCAATGAAATGGTGTATTTGTCCTCAATtctttttttaacatttttaaggCATTTTGAGGGTATGGCATTAAAGAAATCACATCTAAGTAGATGATATATATGGAGAGCTTTATTTATTTTGAACGTTTATTGAGTGATCTCCATTGTTATTTTTGGAAGTCCACAATTCTCTAGCCGCAACAAGATATTGTTGTAGTAGCACAACAAAAGATTTAGAATCTGAACAACCTTTTTTCTTTGGTTCATCACCTATGAAAATAACGTGTTAAAAAGTCACCATAAACAGGAACCCAGCTTTGCCTGCCGCATTATTCTACAGATTACATTGAAATTTCGAGGCAATCAATCATTCATCATTATGCCACAGCTCAATGCTCATCAGAAAATTGATTATTGATGTATATTTTTTGCACAGTGAGATTCTCAAAATTTGACCACATTCATAAAGTTAACGAGCAAATGACCAAATTCATATTAACAATGATAAAAAACGCAACTATCCTTGACCCGACAGtgcctataataataatatatatatattgagttgCAAGTTGGGACATTTGGAGCTAGGAGACGTATTAGTACACGCATTAACGAGGACCCATGCCAGGCTTGCCGCAGCCAGGAATCATATTTTCTAGGAAGAAGTTGCAGAATCATTTAGTAATAAATAATACTTGATTTTGCCCTCAGCTCCAACCCTAGCAATACAAGAAATTTGTTCCATTTACATCAGTTTAAAGACGATTGCACACAGCAAACGCAGACGCAGGGGATTATCACATCCGTCCTACCTAAGGTGGCAAGCAAACATTTGTAGgtagggggggtggggggtgggggtaCTCAATAGTTCTTGAGACAATTCATTATTGAGTCTTGATGTCATTCAAACAAGCCATTATACTATTTTCACAGTGCCCTACCAGGGGTAGTTAGTCAGCTGTCCAACTCTGCTCAACAATTTCCCTCACTCTCCTGTTGTACTCGCGCTTGTTCTCGCTGAACATACGTGCAGCCTCGGAATTTGCAGGAGAATTAGGGTTTGGGTCGCAGAGCAACGACTGCAATGAGGGAACAAAAGGGACGGATTAAAAACTATGTTCATGGATCACCATCATTATAACAAAAACAGGAAATTAAACACCACCAGTGGAATGTTAATATAAAGCCGTGGAAGACAACCAAACCACGGGGCAAAGAATATTGAATCTCAAATAGAGGCAAGAATACAGAAATCATGAGAAAAATGAGAGACAATATAACGTCCAGTTTAACTGCATGTCATGGGGAATCTTTATTATTTACAAGACTACACAAAATTATCATAAAAACAAGGCCGAACATTgaagatagtgtgtgggtattgtAGGGCTAACCAGCCCCATTGTGCAACCAATGCATAATGACAGAAAGTGCTTTGCAGAGTACTCATCAACTACGTCGACCCATAAGAACTGGTCTCATCCATGTCAAAAAGAGACACCATTTCCAATGAGCTCTAGACAACTAGGATTGGAAGGGA
Coding sequences within:
- the LOC131144904 gene encoding probable LRR receptor-like serine/threonine-protein kinase At1g14390: MGNSRALLFFLIQFLIFNFLIPASVGQLSRSETRTIFRLRQLLEHPEVLKGWTNWTNLCYLPPSPSLVIVCSENRVTELTVVGNKTSPAHTPKPASGNFAVSRETLSEKFSINSLFTTVTRLANLRVLSLVSLGIWGQLPGKINRLRSLEVLNISSNYIYGEMPASIASLKNLTSLNFADNLFNGSVPDLGSLAVLEELDLSYNQLGGKFPTLGSNLVSVILRNNSLRSNVPKGLASFDRLRRLDISSNHFAGPIPSPLFSMSSIQYLNLAENQLTGVLPKNTSCTDELEFLDISHNLLIGKLPSCIELKSANRTVDFSWNCLTSGNSNYQHPYSFCNRGALAVKPIVEAEEQKSSIKLRSILGICGGILGAILVMGLLIFAIFRRAKAKKAESKESEGPSADKAFVHSSPRAIFNAGHVPRTMRSASLGFTPYHVFSLEEMEDVTNNFDPSNFMGEGPQGQIYKGWLRNGAMVSVRCLQLKQRHSPQSLLQYVAVISKLRHQNLVSVLGHCIVTYEDYPASTVFIVLQHISNGSLRDHLVDERKREVLKWPQRMAITIGVVRGIHFLHTGVAPGIFGNDLKIENVLLDENLTAKISNYNVPLPSKVGSESPLNGKAIANRLNGAENSEKKDVYQLGMILVEVITGRRITSEAELKDLKHQLENGLMEAPAVLRAAADSSIQGTFAYQSLRTTAEITINCLSEDPSKRPSLEDVLWNLQYSFQVQEGWTSSGSLSTRL